One Mesoaciditoga lauensis cd-1655R = DSM 25116 DNA segment encodes these proteins:
- a CDS encoding type II toxin-antitoxin system Phd/YefM family antitoxin, protein MKTKIMSVREFRSKMSKILGESEIIVTKDGVPTARVVPLSPIEKLAFLTQKTRDAFKEANVSDEEIEKMYLKVREKKN, encoded by the coding sequence GTGAAAACTAAGATCATGAGCGTGAGAGAATTCAGAAGCAAAATGTCAAAGATTTTGGGAGAAAGCGAGATCATAGTCACAAAAGATGGTGTGCCTACGGCAAGAGTCGTGCCTCTGAGCCCAATAGAAAAGTTAGCTTTTCTTACTCAAAAAACTAGGGATGCTTTCAAAGAGGCAAATGTAAGTGATGAAGAAATAGAGAAAATGTATCTGAAAGTGCGGGAAAAGAAAAATTGA